GTAGTTGAACGCGCCAAAGGCGACCGCTCGGGCCGCCACCGCCTCGGCGCGCGGACGGTCCAACTCCTTGAACAGCCGCAGGATGCCAAGGCATGTCCGAAACCCCTGTTCCGGATGCGGCCGGTTGGCGAGGATGGCGATGATCAGCCCCTCGGTCTGCGGGCCGATCGATGCGCCCCATGAGCGGAACCGCTCCGGCGTCCATGCGGCGTAGCGCCGGTGCGCGCTCGGCATATGCTCAGGGGCAGTGCCGTGCCTTGGACCGCCATAGCGGCGCTGATGCACCGCGACCCGCTTGCCTTGGTGGAAGATCTCAACCATCCGCTCGGTGGCGCGGGTATCGACTTGCTGGCGGATCAGCTGATGCGGCACCGAGTAGAAAAAGCCGCAGACCTCGACATGATAATCCAGCGAGACGCGGGCAAAACCCCACTCCGCAAACTCATGGTCGGTCTCTGGCAATGCCGCCAAAGCCTGGCGTTCGATCGTCTCGAACAAATGCCGCCGGCTGACGCCGAGCCTGCGCATGACATGCGCGTTGATCCGCTCCACCATGCCGGCAATCGCCTGGTTGGCTTCAGCCAGAGAGAAGAAAGTCTGCTGGCGCAACCGGCCCAGAATGTAGCTCTGGGCAAAGCGGACACCGGCTTCCACCTTCGCCTTGTCCTTCGGGCGCCGCGGCCGGGCCGGCAAAACACCAACACCGTAATGCGAGGCCATCCGGCCATAGCTCAGGTTGATCTCTGGATCGTAGAACGACGCCTTGTTGACGCCGGACTTCAGATTATCCGGCACGATCAGCCGCGGCACGCCGCCAAAAAACCGGAACATGCGGCTATGCGCGCCGATCCAATCCGGCAGCGTCTGGGTCCAGCTCGCCTCCGCGTAGGTGTAGTTCGACGCGCCCAGCACCGCGACAAAAATCTCCGCCATGCGCACGATGCCAGTTGCGGGATCGGTGATGCCCAACTTTTTGCCGGAATAATCGACGAACACCTTGTCGCCCGCCCGGTGCTCCTGGCGCATGACCGGTGACAGCCGTGCCTCGAACTCCCTGAACAAATCGCAGAACCGGCTGTAGCTGTACCCTTCCGGATGCCCGGCGCGATATTCCTCCCACAGCACCATCAGGTTCACGCCCGGGCGCTTGAACTCGCAGACCAGCTCGCTCCAGACCGGCTCGGCGCGCCGGCGCACCCCCCGCGGCGCGCCGCTGCGGGCAAACAGCCGCTCCTCCAAAACCGCATCACTGAGGTCGGCCGGCAACGGCCACGCCAGCCCCGCTGCCTGCGCCCGCTTCAGATTGTCCTGGATCGTGCTCCGCGCCACGCCCAGCATCCGCCCCATCGCCCTGGCGCTGATGCCGTCACTGGCCAGCCGTAAGGTTTGTCGTATCTGCCGCATCGTCAGCTCTCTCTTCGCCGGCATCCAGCCCTCCTCGTTGATGGTAACGAGAGGACAGTTGCCCGAGTTGCTGACCCAGCCGAAAACGCTGAAAAATCCCCGCCAGGTGGCCGGAATTAAATCGGAATGGTGGCCGGCTTCAAATCGGAACGCTGGCCGACATCAAATCGGAATCCCCGGCCGGCTTCCGTCGGAATCTGCACTTGGTATCGCGCAGGCCACATTCGATGCTCCAGCGCTTATGATAGAGTGCTTTCAGGCTTGCCGCCGAGGCCGCGCCGTCGCTGGCGGCGAGGCGCCATGCCCGTTTGCCAGTCCAGTTCCGACCATTTCGCACCGTCGTCGGGCAAAAAGATTATAGAAAGAGAGAAAAAGGTAATTCGCGCTTTCTGGATGACCGGCATGAAGAGAATTCAGTCTTTCATGAAAAAAAGAATTATGCCAATATCCCTTTCATGAAAACGATTGTCATCGCAAATCAAAAGGGCGGCTCTGGGAAATCGACCATTACCGTTCACCTCGCCGCCGCCGCCGAGGCTGCCGGCGACGGGCCCGTCGTCATCTCTGACACCGACCCGCAAGGCACCGCTGCTGACTGGTTTAACCAGCGCAAGAAGCTCGGCATCGATACGCCACGCTATTCTGCGCTTGCTCTCGCCGACCTGAACGACAGGGTTGATGCCCTTGACGCGGCTGGCGCGGCCTATCTCTTTATTGATACCGCACCATCCGTCGGCGCTGTCAATGCCGAACTGTTCGCGTTGGCCGACTTGGTCCTGATACCACTCAACCCAACGCCGGCTGATCTGCGCGCACTAGTCAAAGGGCTGCCACTCGTCCGCCAGTCGGGCAGGCCCTTTCAGTTTGTGCTTACCCGCGTGCGACCTAATCTGCGCAACAACGACGGGGCTACCGTCGCGCTTGGCGCGCTCGGCCTCGTGCTGACCACACGCATGCATGAGCGCGTAATTTACGCCGAAGCTTTCGCGCACGGGAAGACCGCCATCGAAACCGATCCCAGAGGAACCGCCGCGCAGGAAGTCGCGGCGCTGTGGGGAGAAGTTAGAGATAGGCTGGAAAATGAGAAAGAGGGAAAAACGAGAAAGAGAGAAAAGAGGAATTCATGAAAGAGGGAATTTTATGAGTAAGCGCCCGGCCGTCAACCTCGCTGAACTTACTGCCGAGGCTGCTGCGCCCATGACTGAGGCCGTGCAACGCGCGCCGCGCCCGCCAATGCCTGCACCTGTAACAGCAGAACTTGCGCCGGCTCGCCATGTCGCCGAGATGAAGGTTAAGACCGAGAATCTTCAGGCTCTTGCCTTCAAGGTGCCTCCCGCCTTCCGTAAGCGCTTCCGTCAGCGTGCCGCCGATGCTGATCTCAAGCTCAACGAGCTCTTGTTTGAGTCACTTGATGCCTGGGAAGAGAAGAACGGCATCAAAAAGTAGAATTCTTGAAAAAGAGAAAAAAGGAATTCATCTTTTCTCTGCTACTACATCGTATGCAGGCTGGAGTCGAAGAGAAGGGAAGTGCGTCCTACCCGCGACATGAGCCTTCCGCATGCAGAATTCTCGCGACGCATAAATGATTTTAGCATCTGAGCCAGGAACCTTGAGAGGAATCACTAGACAAGCGGCCTCAGCAGTTCGACAGTCGCGTCTCTAGTGAGACAGATTCGGGTTTGTCGATGCAAAAGACCTCAACCACCTATACGAGGCAATACCGTGAGCGGCTTCGTGCTGCTGGCGGCGAGGAGGTTTTGTTCCAACTTCCTCGCGAGACGATTGCACTCCTCGACGAACTCAAGGAACGCCAAGGCCTGCGCAACCGGAGCTTGGCGCTGTTGCAACTGATCGAACGAGGGATGCAAGCCACCCGGTAGATCGCCAGAAATGCGAAAGCCCGCCTTGCCGG
The Acidibrevibacterium fodinaquatile genome window above contains:
- the istA gene encoding IS21 family transposase, coding for MRQIRQTLRLASDGISARAMGRMLGVARSTIQDNLKRAQAAGLAWPLPADLSDAVLEERLFARSGAPRGVRRRAEPVWSELVCEFKRPGVNLMVLWEEYRAGHPEGYSYSRFCDLFREFEARLSPVMRQEHRAGDKVFVDYSGKKLGITDPATGIVRMAEIFVAVLGASNYTYAEASWTQTLPDWIGAHSRMFRFFGGVPRLIVPDNLKSGVNKASFYDPEINLSYGRMASHYGVGVLPARPRRPKDKAKVEAGVRFAQSYILGRLRQQTFFSLAEANQAIAGMVERINAHVMRRLGVSRRHLFETIERQALAALPETDHEFAEWGFARVSLDYHVEVCGFFYSVPHQLIRQQVDTRATERMVEIFHQGKRVAVHQRRYGGPRHGTAPEHMPSAHRRYAAWTPERFRSWGASIGPQTEGLIIAILANRPHPEQGFRTCLGILRLFKELDRPRAEAVAARAVAFGAFNYKSIASIIASKLDQTASPPDEAQAVLTHGNLRGAEYFH
- a CDS encoding ParA family protein, producing the protein MPVQFRPFRTVVGQKDYRKREKGNSRFLDDRHEENSVFHEKKNYANIPFMKTIVIANQKGGSGKSTITVHLAAAAEAAGDGPVVISDTDPQGTAADWFNQRKKLGIDTPRYSALALADLNDRVDALDAAGAAYLFIDTAPSVGAVNAELFALADLVLIPLNPTPADLRALVKGLPLVRQSGRPFQFVLTRVRPNLRNNDGATVALGALGLVLTTRMHERVIYAEAFAHGKTAIETDPRGTAAQEVAALWGEVRDRLENEKEGKTRKREKRNS
- a CDS encoding ribbon-helix-helix protein, CopG family, producing the protein MQKTSTTYTRQYRERLRAAGGEEVLFQLPRETIALLDELKERQGLRNRSLALLQLIERGMQATR